One window of Silene latifolia isolate original U9 population unplaced genomic scaffold, ASM4854445v1 scaffold_106, whole genome shotgun sequence genomic DNA carries:
- the LOC141637423 gene encoding uncharacterized protein LOC141637423 → MLQIVGVLAAFLKLFWADYGPPHRFSAKWYQSQAKEKKKESDTPSESEEEDEQPKRKSKNKNDDDRGLKLDIPDFDGEMDPEKFLDWIRQAERVFEYKEYDDKKQFKVAILKLTKYASLWYENLKKQRRKEGKDKIESWIKLKKHLMRRFLPRDYEQDNYLKLQSLEQGSMTVTEYIKEFEKMSIVCDLEEKEELRVARFIKGLTPAIAKRVEIQNYEGFNDVCRLAWKFEKHDKAQKPHAYSKGQSSGTNSYSRPAPSKAKEIPKEEPKDKGKGVAEPKGSSLRRCFKGGKTVQGNVETDGEGLVYDLDPLSDEECLVLRNLHMETVARDLVDELKLQTKDRVKPYKLHWLNGENGIQVKKQALVSLSLGPYLDEVWCDIIPMNACHILLGRPWQFDRKVEHDGRANVYSVMKGNVRYNLKPMSPNKIKESKTKKGSMFMEAREVEEALARGERTYVLMVRELGSVGVCNDRGVQELLEEFRDVFPDELPDGLPPLRGIEHQIDRFGAALPNKPAYRCNPEEAKELQRQVQELINRGYVQESLSPCAVPALLVPKKEGTWRMCIDSRAVNNITIKYRFPMPRLDDMLDELSGSCVFSKLDLRSGYHQMRIREGDEWKTAFKTKQGLYEWLVMPKDEESHKRHLRAVFEVLRDQKLYGKLEKCTFMVSSVVFLGYIVGKDGVSMDPSKVDAIQAWPVPKSTTEVRSFHGLASFYRRCIQGFSSIVAPILIECDASGVGIGAVLLQEKRPIAYFSEKLNGARLNYSTYDKEFYAIVRALDHWSHYLRPKPFILHSDHEALKHIHGQQKLNQRHAKWVEFLQSFTFSSKYKTGSSNVVADALSRRHSLLIELDARILGFEHIKEAVQVDPEFSKEIIDPTGLYLVRDGYLFKGNRLCIPNGSIRELLVREAHGGAILWTLWS, encoded by the exons ATGTTGCAAATTGTTGGTGTTCTTGCTGCGTTTTTGAAACTGTTTTGGGCTGATTACGGACCACCTCATCGTTTTAgtgcaaagtggtatcagagccag gctaaagagaagaaaaaagaatCGGACACTCCATCCGAATCTGAAGAAGAGGACGAGCAGccaaagaggaagtcaaaaaataagaacgatgatgatcgagGTTTAAAACTCGATATTCCTGACTTTGATGGCGAGATGGATCCGGAAAAATTTCTGGATTGGATAAGACAAGCTGAAAGGGTTTTCGAGTATAAAGAATACGATGACaagaagcaatttaaagttgcaatcttgaagctTACAAAGTATGCATCTTTATGGTACGAAAATCTGAAAAAACAAAGGAGAAAGGAAGGCAAGGACAAGATCGAATCTTGGATCAAATTAAAGAAGCACTTGATGAGACGATTCCTGCCAAGGGATTATGAACAAGATAACTACTTAAAGCTCCAATCTTTAGAGCAAGGAAGCATGACGGTGACTGAATACATCAAAGAATTCGAGAAGATGTCGATTGTATGCGATCTTGAGGAGAAAGAAGAGCTAAGGGTGGCGAGATTCATCAAGGGCCTAACACCCGCAATTGCTAAAAGAGTCGAGATCCAGAATTATGAAGGTTTTAATGATGTGTGTCGATTAGCATGGAAGTTCGAGAAACATGATAAGGCACAAAAACCTCATGCTTACTCCAAGGGACAAAGTTCGGGAACGAATTCATATTCCAGGCCAGCTCCTAGCAAGGCTAAAGAAATCCCGAAAGAAGAACCCAAGGACAAAGGAAAGGGTGTTGCCGAGCCAAAGGGGAGTTCTTTGAGACGTTGCTTCAA AGGAGGAAAAACAGTCCAAGGGAATGTTGAAACTGATGGTGAAGGATTAGTCTatgatttggatccgttgagtgaCGAGGAGTGCTTAGTGCTGCGTAATTTGCATATGGAAACGG TAGCAAGGGACCTTGTTGATGAACTAAAATTGCAAACTAAAGACCGAGTTAAACCATATAAATTGCATTGGCTGAATGGGGAGAATGGGATTCAAGTTAAGAAACAAGCCTTAGTTTCGTTGAGTTTAGGACCCTATcttgatgaggtgtggtgcgatATAATTCCTATGAATGCATGCCACATTCTGTTGGGTAGGCCTTGGCAATTCGATAGAAAGGTTGAACATGACGGGAGAGCCAATGTGTATAGCGTGATGAAGGGTAATGTGAGATATAATCTGAAACCTATGTCACCTAACAAGATTAAAGAGTCTAAAACAAAGAAGGGGAGTATGTTTATGGAGGCTCGGGAGGTTGAGGAAGCTTTAGCTCGTGGAGAACGAACTTATGTGCTGATGGTTCGTGAATTAGGGTCCGTTGGTGTGTGTAATGACCGTGGGGTACAGGAGCTATTAGAAGAGTTCCGGGATGTGTTTCCGGATGAGTTACCGGATGGGTTACCTCCTTTACGTGGTATTGAACACCAAATAGATCGATTCGGGGCGGCATTGCCTAATAAGCCGGCCTATCGTTGTAATCCGGAGGAAGCAAAGGAGTTGCAGAGACAAGTCCAAGAATTGATAAATAGAGGATATGTTCAAGAGAGTTTAAGTCCTTGTGCGGTGCCTGCGTTATTAGTGCCAAAGAAGGAAGGGacttggagaatgtgcattgatagTAGAGCGGTGAATAACATTACCATCAAATATCGCTTTCCtatgccaagacttgatgatatgcttgacgaACTTTCTGGTTCGTGTGTCTTTTCTAAACTGGATTTGAGGAGTGGCTACCATCAAATGAGGATTCGAGAAGGGGATGAGTGGAAGACCGCGTTTAAAACGAAGCAAGGAttatatgaatggcttgtgatgcc CAAAGATGAAGAGTCGCACAAACGACATTTGCGAGCTGTGTTTGAAGTGTTGCGAGATCAGAAGCTTTATGGTAAGTTGGAAAAATGTACTTTTATGGTCTCGAGTGTTGTCTTTCTTGGTTATATTGTGGGAAAAGACGGAGTAAGTATGGACCCATCCAAGGTCGATGCTATTCAAGCCTGGCCAGTTCCGAAATCAACTACAGAGGTGCGAAGCTTTCATGGTTTAGCATCATTTTATAGGCGATGCATCCAGGGTTTTAGCTCGATTGTGGCTCCAATTCTGA tcgagtgtgatgcaAGTGGTGTTGGGATTGGTGCCGTGTTATTACAAGAAAAGAGGCCTATTGCATATTTCAGCGAGAAATTAAACGGTGCAAGGTTGAACTATTCAACCTACGACAAAGAGTTTTATGCAATCGTGAGAGCATTGGAccattggagtcattatctgcGTCCGAAGCCGTTTATTTTACATTCTGATCACGAGGCTCTTAAACACATCCATGGACAGCAAAAGTTAAATcaaagacatgccaaatgggtggaATTCTTGCAATCATTCACGTTTTCTTCAAAGTACAAGACGGGAAGTTCTAACGTCGTGGCTGATGCATTATCACGAAGGCATTCATTGTTGATTGAGTTGGATGCAAGGATTCTTGGTTTTGAACATATCAAGGAAGCTGTACAAGTCGATCCAGAATTTTCAAAGGAAATCATTGATCCAACAGGTTTGTATCTTGTTCGGGATGGCTATCTCTTCAAGGGTAATCGGCTATGCATTCCGAATGGGTCGATTAGGGAGTTGTTGGTACGAGAAGCTCATGGCGGAGCTATTCTTTGGACACTTTGGAGTTAA